A segment of the Acaryochloris marina S15 genome:
ACATGTTTTTACCCCTGTTTACAAAGCAAAAAACTCAGGAACGGATTATGCATACGTTGAGAACTAAAAAGCCTCTACGAAATTAGTAGGCTCCACCTTAACCCTCACAAAAGACGAGGTCAATGACATGAATAACGCATATATCGTCAGTAGCGTTCGCACTGCTGTTGGAAAATCCCCCCGAGGTACTTTGCGGAATAGTCGACCCGATGATTTGGGTGCCGCTGCTGTTAAGGGCGCACTCGATAATGTTCCCAAACTTGAGTTCGATCAAGTCGAGGATCTGATATTCGGTTGTTCCTTCCCTGAAGCCGAGCAGGGGTTCAACTTGGGGCGCGTGATTGCCCTGCGGGCGGGTCTTCCTCACTCCACTGCTGGTTGTACAGTGAACCGTTTTTGTTCATCGGGTTTACAAACCATTGCCATGGCAACCCAAGCAATCATGACAGGTCAGGCAGAGGTGATCGTGGCTGGGGGGGCCGAATCTATGAGTCTGATTCCGATGGGGGGACATTACCTAACGCCTAATCCAGTCTTACTGTCTGAAGTTCCTGAAGCTTATCTTTCGATGGGACTAACAGCAGAAAATGTGGCAGAAGAATTCCAAATTTCTAGGCATGATCAGGATGTTTTTGCGTTGCAATCGCATCTCAAAGCCCTGGCTGCCCTTGAGAAGGGACGGTTTAAAGACGAGGTTATTCCCTTTATGGTCAAGGAAACCACTTTAGTAGAGGGACAATCTCAAACCACTCAAACCAGGTTCGACGTAGATGAAGGCCCTCGTGCTGACACCAGCCTTGAAGCCTTAGCTCAGCTCAAACCTGTCTTTAAGGTCGAGGGTACCGTTACGGCAGGCACGTCTTCCCAAATGTCGGATGGGGCAGCAGCAACGGTTGTGATGAGTGAGCGTAAGCTCAGAGAGCTTGCCCTTGCACCACTAGGCCGAATGCTGGGCTAC
Coding sequences within it:
- a CDS encoding thiolase family protein, whose translation is MNNAYIVSSVRTAVGKSPRGTLRNSRPDDLGAAAVKGALDNVPKLEFDQVEDLIFGCSFPEAEQGFNLGRVIALRAGLPHSTAGCTVNRFCSSGLQTIAMATQAIMTGQAEVIVAGGAESMSLIPMGGHYLTPNPVLLSEVPEAYLSMGLTAENVAEEFQISRHDQDVFALQSHLKALAALEKGRFKDEVIPFMVKETTLVEGQSQTTQTRFDVDEGPRADTSLEALAQLKPVFKVEGTVTAGTSSQMSDGAAATVVMSERKLRELALAPLGRMLGYSVVGVPPELMGMGPVEAVPKVLKQVGLSLSDIGLIELNEAFAAQALAVMRKLGLDEGIVNVNGGAIALGHPLGCTGAKLTATLLHEMKRRGIRYGLVTMCVGGGMGAAGVFENLML